A segment of the Desulfofundulus kuznetsovii DSM 6115 genome:
CTTTTGTTAAATCAAACCCAATTCTTTCAAACAGTCAATAACTGAAGGAAGAGGATCCTGCCACAGCCAGTTCACCTGCAGCCAGAAACCGGGGATGACCTCCGAACGATAGATCCCCTCTTCGTTTGGATGAATTGTGCGGTAGTGCCCTTCTTCAGCCAGCCTGTAAAATTCCGCCTGCCGCCTGTCCGGGTCAATAAGCCAGTATTCTTTAACACCTGCAGCCTCATATTCCACATACTTTTCCCCCCGGTCCCGGGCCAGGCTTTCCGGAGAGGTTATTTCAACTATCAGATCGGGAGGCCCGTCCATGTACGTTTCCTTTAAAAAGGGCAGCTTTTCGTTGCTCACATAGAGGATATCCGGCTCCCGGCCCCGGCGCAGCATTTCGGGCAGGCGCACCAAAAAGGGGGCAGACAATACTTCACCGAGGCTATGCTTACTGACATATGCCTCCAGCAAGAACAAGAGAAATTTATATATCCTCTGATGTTTTCTGGCTGCCGGCGTCAATACAACGACCTCCCCATCCACCCACTCCGCCCAGGTATCTTCATCGCACCAGGCCAAAAACTCCTCAAAGGTGATTTTGCCTTCCGGCAGGGGCCTGGTTTCATAAACCGCTGCTGTTTCTTTTAGGCGGCTCATTATTGTCCCCCCTAACTTTTGCCTGAAACCGCGGGCACTACAGGCGCCGGATCCTGCCATCGGCCCGGCTGTGGCTTGTGCCGCCCACGATGAGCTCCTTGATGGCCATGGTGGGCTGGGCGTCGCTGACCGGCACCCCCTGCCCGTCCTTGCCGCAGGTACCGATGGTGAAGCCCAGATCTCTGCCGATCATTTCCACAATCCGCAGCACTTCGGGGCCATTGCCCGTTAAGGTTGCTCCCCGTACCATGGGGCCCACTTCCCCGTCCTGAATCAGGTACCC
Coding sequences within it:
- a CDS encoding Uma2 family endonuclease, with amino-acid sequence MSRLKETAAVYETRPLPEGKITFEEFLAWCDEDTWAEWVDGEVVVLTPAARKHQRIYKFLLFLLEAYVSKHSLGEVLSAPFLVRLPEMLRRGREPDILYVSNEKLPFLKETYMDGPPDLIVEITSPESLARDRGEKYVEYEAAGVKEYWLIDPDRRQAEFYRLAEEGHYRTIHPNEEGIYRSEVIPGFWLQVNWLWQDPLPSVIDCLKELGLI